DNA from Neovison vison isolate M4711 chromosome 12, ASM_NN_V1, whole genome shotgun sequence:
TCCTCGTGGCCTGCGTGAGAAGATCCTGCCAGGCTGGGCACTCAGGGCCCTGAGGATTAGGTCTGAGGAGGTCCCGTTTCCCTCCCCACTTTCTCCTCAGAGTGGATCAGCAGCTACGCAGACTCCGTGCCAGACCCTGAGGCCTTGAGGGCCGAAGTGGACACGTTCATGGAGGCGTATGACAAGAGGATAGCTGAGGTGGGGCTTCCGTGCGGACGGCATCACAGGTGTCGTGTCGCTCTGCAGGGGGATGAGGGTTGCCACCCTGTCTTGGTCACTGTGTAGAGTTTGGGCTCCCTTTTTCCCTGCTGAGTCCTGTGTCCCCTCCCTGGGTGATGCCTGGTCTCTAAGTGGCCTGTGGGAAACAGTCTGAGGGACGAGGAGGCAGTGTCAGTACCTCTGTGCCCCCCGCTCCCCCAAGACTTAGCTCCTGGGAGGGAGAGGGCGCAGCAGGTGGTGGGTGCGGGGAGGTGGCAAGAAGGTTCTGGGTGCCGGAGAGAGAGCTtcgaaggtgggggggggcaccccAGGCTGCAGGGCGGGTCCCGGGGTCCGCCGGGCACAGCGTCCTCTCCTTGCAGGAGGAGGCCAAGgccaaggaggaggaaggggttcCGGACGAGGAGGGCTGGGTGAAGGTGACCCGTCGGGGCCGGCGGCCCGTGCTGCCGCGGACGGAGGCGGCCAGCCTGCGGGTGCTGGACAGGGAGAGGCGGAAGCGCGCCCGCAAGGAGCTGCTCAACTTCTACGCCTGGCAGCACCGAGAGAGCAAGATGGAGCGTAAGGGAGGGGCCAGAGTGTCGTGCTTCAGCCCCGTCCGGAGCGCAGGGCTCCCACGGGCGCCACTGGGACGTGGGtgtggagttggggggggggttccctGGACACAGACGTCCCAACAGGCTCTGGAATCAGGGTCCCAGCCTGCAGCATCCCCTGCGGCGGTGCCCCTGTTGCTCCCTGCGACAGCTGTGGGGGCCCTGAGTTGTTGAGACGCTTGGGACACACCCGGGACGTGGGACCACCCCGAGCGGTTGGCGCTGGAACCTGTCGGGCTGCAGCAGGGCCACAGAGAGGGCCTCAGGGAGCCGCCGCTGCTGTgtgagagtgtgtgcatgtgacGGTGCGTGTGACGGTGCGTGTGACGGTGCGTGTGACGGTGGGTGTGAGTGACTACAGGGCGGGCGCCCTCGCACGGAGCGTGTCGGCAGGAGCGCCCGCTCGCCCCGGCTCACTCCTGCTCCTGATGACGCGGAGCGTGTGCCGCAGGCCACTCCTTGTTTGCGGGGTGGCTTCCCCGTGGGCAGAGGGTGCTGGCCCTGGCCTTGGCAGGGGGACAGGCTCAGCAGTGGATGGTGACCTGCCATCCAGGCCCGTCACCCTCTCGCCTGTCTTGCTGCTGCTTCCCACTCTGGCGTCTCTCTTTGGGCACCGTAGCTCCTGCTCGTCTCTCTAGAACCGCCGACAGCACGTCTACATCGGCTCTCCCTCTGGGCCCGCCCCTCTGTATTCCTGACTTGGTCCCCTGGTGACCAGAGCCGCCATCCGAATTCTGCAGAATTCCGGGGCCCAAGTCCCTTTACTCCCTGATGTTCTCCCCAGGCTGGCTGctgcagtggggaagggcaggacAGGTGCCCCTGGGGGGGCTCCCCATACCCCAGAGCCGCCTGCCTTAA
Protein-coding regions in this window:
- the RRP7A gene encoding ribosomal RNA-processing protein 7 homolog A isoform X2, producing the protein MEAYDKRIAEEEAKAKEEEGVPDEEGWVKVTRRGRRPVLPRTEAASLRVLDRERRKRARKELLNFYAWQHRESKMEHLAQLRKKFEEDKQRIELMRAQRKFRPY